A portion of the Sulfuriferula sp. AH1 genome contains these proteins:
- a CDS encoding ribonucleoside-diphosphate reductase subunit alpha — MQTVTAANTETNVPPRFDALAEPNSQTVLNDYKIIRRNGTVVGFEPSKIAIAMTKAFIAVHGGQAAASARIREMVDQLTQGVVQALMRRQPHGGTCHIEDIQDQVELALMRSGEHEVARAYVLYREKRNQERAAHRDEGIAESAIYVLDNGERKPLDMAALQALVLTACEGLSGEVNAEGILQAVVRDLYDGVPMAEVEKALILAARAGIEQDPDYAFVTARLLLNSIRHEVLGRSATQAEMAGLYPEYFAAYIKKGIDAELLDARLAQFDLVKLGNALDASRDFNFGYLGLQTLYDRYFLHIEETRIELPQAFFMRVAMGLALNEIDREARAIEFYTVLSNFDFMSSTPTLFNAGTRHSQLSSCYLTTVSDDLDGIYQAIKENAMLQKYAGGLGNDWTPVRALGARIKGTNGKSQGVVPFLKVVNDTAVAVNQGGKRKGAVCAYLETWHLDIEEFLELRKNTGDDRRRTHDMNTANWIPDLFMKRVMENGEWTLFSPSDVIDLHDLYGQAFEIAYTRYEAKADSGEIKYFKRIPATQLWRKMLSMLFETGHPWITFKDPCNIRSPQQHVGVVHSSNLCTEITLNTSDTEIAVCNLGSVNLVAHLQDDGQGGKKLNMEKLQRTIRIAMRMLDNVVDVNFYAVGKARNSNLKHRPVGLGIMGFQDSLHAMRVPYASQAAVEFADRSMEAVCYYAYWASTELAAERGRYSSFEGSLWSQGILPHDSLKLLGQQRGGYLEVDQSSTLDWDALRAQIKQHGMRNSNCVAIAPTATISNIVGVSASIEPAYQNIYVKSNLSGEFTMTNEYLVRDLKALKLWDEVMVGDIKYFDGSLAKIDRIPAELRTLYATAFEMDTQWLVECAARRQKWIDQAQSLNIYMAGASGKKLDETYKLAWLRGLKTTYYLRTLGATSAEKSTGKGGELNAVSSGAPAMVSIAAAAPATEVKFCAIDDPTCESCQ; from the coding sequence ATGCAAACTGTAACCGCCGCTAACACCGAAACCAACGTGCCCCCGCGCTTTGATGCTTTGGCTGAGCCGAATAGCCAGACCGTGTTGAATGATTACAAGATCATCCGACGTAATGGCACGGTGGTAGGCTTTGAACCGTCCAAGATCGCGATTGCCATGACCAAGGCGTTCATTGCAGTGCATGGTGGTCAGGCGGCGGCTTCAGCGCGCATCCGCGAGATGGTCGATCAGCTCACTCAGGGCGTGGTGCAGGCATTGATGCGCCGCCAGCCGCATGGCGGCACCTGCCATATCGAAGATATCCAGGATCAGGTCGAACTGGCGCTGATGCGTTCGGGCGAGCATGAAGTTGCACGGGCGTATGTGCTGTACCGGGAAAAGCGCAATCAGGAACGTGCCGCGCATCGCGACGAAGGCATTGCCGAATCCGCGATCTATGTGCTCGACAACGGCGAACGCAAGCCGCTGGACATGGCTGCATTGCAGGCGCTGGTGCTGACTGCGTGCGAAGGCCTGAGCGGGGAAGTGAACGCGGAGGGAATCCTGCAAGCCGTGGTACGCGACCTGTACGATGGCGTGCCGATGGCAGAAGTGGAGAAGGCGCTGATTCTGGCTGCGCGTGCCGGCATCGAGCAGGACCCCGATTATGCCTTCGTGACTGCCCGCCTGCTGCTCAACTCCATCCGTCACGAAGTGCTCGGACGCAGCGCGACGCAAGCGGAAATGGCCGGTCTGTATCCGGAATATTTCGCGGCTTACATCAAGAAAGGCATCGACGCCGAATTGCTCGACGCACGTCTGGCGCAATTCGATCTGGTCAAGCTGGGCAACGCGCTGGATGCCAGCCGCGATTTCAATTTCGGCTATCTGGGCCTGCAAACGCTGTACGACCGTTATTTCCTGCATATCGAAGAAACCCGCATCGAACTGCCGCAGGCGTTCTTCATGCGCGTCGCAATGGGGCTGGCACTGAACGAGATCGACCGCGAAGCCCGCGCCATCGAGTTCTATACCGTATTGTCCAACTTCGATTTCATGAGTTCCACGCCGACATTGTTCAATGCCGGCACGCGCCACAGCCAGCTGTCGTCGTGCTACCTGACCACCGTGTCCGACGACCTCGACGGCATCTATCAGGCCATCAAGGAAAACGCCATGCTGCAGAAATACGCAGGCGGCCTCGGCAACGACTGGACCCCGGTACGTGCGCTGGGCGCGCGCATCAAGGGCACCAACGGCAAATCGCAAGGCGTCGTGCCGTTCCTCAAGGTGGTAAACGATACCGCTGTCGCGGTGAACCAGGGCGGCAAGCGCAAAGGTGCGGTATGCGCCTATCTGGAAACCTGGCACCTCGACATCGAGGAATTCCTCGAACTGCGCAAGAACACCGGTGACGACCGCCGTCGTACCCACGACATGAATACCGCCAATTGGATTCCCGACCTGTTCATGAAGCGCGTCATGGAAAACGGCGAATGGACCCTGTTCAGCCCGTCCGATGTGATCGATCTGCACGACCTTTACGGTCAGGCGTTCGAAATCGCTTATACCCGTTACGAAGCCAAAGCCGACAGCGGTGAAATCAAGTACTTCAAGCGCATCCCGGCGACCCAGCTGTGGCGCAAGATGCTGAGCATGCTGTTCGAAACAGGTCATCCATGGATCACCTTCAAGGACCCATGCAACATCCGCAGCCCGCAGCAGCACGTCGGCGTCGTGCACAGCTCCAACCTGTGCACCGAGATCACGCTGAATACCTCCGACACCGAGATTGCCGTGTGCAACCTGGGCTCGGTCAATCTGGTCGCGCACTTGCAGGATGACGGTCAGGGCGGCAAGAAGCTGAACATGGAAAAATTGCAGCGCACCATCCGGATCGCAATGCGCATGCTGGATAACGTGGTTGACGTCAACTTCTACGCTGTCGGCAAGGCGCGCAACTCCAACCTCAAGCACCGTCCGGTCGGCCTTGGCATCATGGGCTTCCAGGACAGCCTGCACGCCATGCGCGTACCGTACGCGTCCCAAGCCGCAGTGGAATTCGCCGACCGCTCGATGGAAGCCGTGTGCTACTACGCTTACTGGGCATCGACCGAGCTTGCCGCCGAGCGTGGCCGTTACTCAAGCTTCGAAGGCTCGTTGTGGAGCCAGGGTATCCTGCCGCACGATTCGCTCAAGCTGCTGGGCCAGCAACGAGGCGGCTATCTGGAAGTCGATCAGTCCAGCACACTGGACTGGGACGCACTGCGCGCGCAAATCAAGCAGCACGGCATGCGTAACTCCAACTGCGTAGCGATCGCGCCGACCGCGACCATTTCCAACATCGTCGGCGTGTCCGCCAGTATCGAGCCGGCGTATCAGAACATCTACGTCAAATCGAACCTGTCCGGCGAGTTCACGATGACCAACGAATATCTGGTGCGCGACCTCAAGGCACTGAAACTATGGGACGAAGTCATGGTCGGAGATATCAAGTACTTTGACGGTTCGCTGGCGAAGATCGACCGCATTCCTGCCGAACTGCGCACGCTGTACGCGACCGCGTTCGAGATGGATACGCAGTGGCTGGTCGAATGCGCTGCCCGCCGCCAGAAATGGATCGATCAGGCGCAGAGCCTGAATATTTACATGGCAGGCGCATCCGGCAAGAAACTGGATGAAACCTACAAGCTGGCCTGGTTGCGCGGACTGAAAACCACCTACTACCTGCGCACCCTGGGTGCCACCAGCGCCGAGAAATCCACCGGCAAGGGCGGCGAGCTCAACGCAGTCAGTTCCGGTGCACCGGCAATGGTGAGCATCGCGGCTGCGGCCCCGGCAACGGAAGTCAAATTCTGCGCGATTGACGACCCGACCTGCGAATCCTGCCAGTAA
- the purU gene encoding formyltetrahydrofolate deformylase yields MSTKATAILLISCPDQKGLVAAIADFLYQHNANILHADQHQDAELGLFLMRVEWDLAGFDMDLLDFDAAFRPIAERFQMHWRLAHSGHRPRMAIFVSRYDHCLADLLYRYQAGELNCDIPIILSNHLDTQWLAEAYRIPFQHIAIHKDAKAEAEATQLAILRHHRVDFIVLARYMQVLSPNFIRHYPNRIINIHHSFLPAFHGAKPYHRAYERGVKLIGATSHYVTEVLDDGPIIEQDVARISHRDDLDDLIRRGADLEKIVLSRAVRWHIENRVLLYANKTVVFD; encoded by the coding sequence ATGTCAACCAAAGCCACGGCCATTCTTTTGATCAGCTGCCCTGACCAGAAAGGGCTGGTCGCAGCCATTGCCGACTTTCTCTACCAGCATAACGCCAACATCCTCCACGCCGACCAGCATCAGGACGCCGAACTCGGACTGTTCTTAATGCGCGTAGAGTGGGATCTGGCCGGATTCGACATGGACTTGCTGGATTTCGATGCTGCATTCAGGCCGATTGCCGAGCGTTTTCAGATGCACTGGCGGCTGGCACATTCCGGACATCGCCCGCGCATGGCGATATTCGTCTCGCGCTACGACCATTGCCTGGCCGACCTGCTCTACCGCTATCAGGCCGGTGAACTCAATTGCGACATTCCCATCATTCTCAGCAATCATCTGGATACACAATGGCTGGCGGAAGCCTATCGCATTCCGTTCCAGCATATCGCCATCCACAAGGATGCCAAAGCCGAGGCCGAAGCTACGCAACTGGCGATACTGCGCCACCATCGCGTCGATTTCATCGTGCTGGCGCGCTACATGCAGGTGCTATCACCGAATTTCATCCGCCATTACCCGAATCGCATCATCAATATCCACCACTCGTTCCTGCCGGCATTTCATGGCGCAAAACCCTATCATCGCGCCTATGAACGCGGCGTAAAACTGATCGGCGCCACCAGCCATTACGTCACCGAGGTGCTGGACGACGGCCCGATCATCGAACAGGATGTCGCCCGCATCTCGCACCGCGACGATCTCGACGACCTCATCCGCCGCGGTGCCGACCTG